The DNA segment ATCTAGCAGCTTATATTTTTACAGTGATTGTTCCGTAAAACTAGTGGATTTTTCTAGCAACTTCCATTTTATGACCCATTAAATTGGCGATATTGGTTGCTTTGTAAATGGCTAGATCAGCCATCTCTCCCGTGAAGTTTTCTTCAATCGTTGACGTCCATAATTTCACCCAATGTTGAAAATGAAATTTCTCCATCGGAACTTCCGCATTGATCGGGAAATGTACAGCCATTGGATTTCCTTTGTACGAAATCTGACCAAATAAAAGAGTCTCCCAAAAAGAATACATTTTTGGTAAATGATGTGACCAATCTACTTTTGCTACGTCATTAAAGAAAAATCCAATCGTTTCGTCGTTTTGCACTTTATCATAAAAACGATTCACCAAATCCTCAATATCTTGTCGGGTCTCCAATTTTTTCATAGTTCAAAATTAGTCAAAATTTTCAGCAAAGCCCTATGATTGCAATCACTGTTTATAATTTGGGCGGACAATTCGCGCTTTCCGCACCTACTCCTCAATCGGCGGCTACACTCCTTTCCGCCGTCTCATTGCGGAGTAAACACTGCTATCACGGCCGCAAGATCTAAATAATTATAAAGAACCGTTATCAAATAGAATAAGTCTTACTTTTGCACCATGAATTTAGAATTCTATAAAAATCAAGCACTCTTAAAACAGAAAGAACACCGCAAGTTT comes from the Chryseobacterium sp. SNU WT5 genome and includes:
- a CDS encoding group III truncated hemoglobin translates to MKKLETRQDIEDLVNRFYDKVQNDETIGFFFNDVAKVDWSHHLPKMYSFWETLLFGQISYKGNPMAVHFPINAEVPMEKFHFQHWVKLWTSTIEENFTGEMADLAIYKATNIANLMGHKMEVARKIH